The window CCTCGCGTACGTAGAGCGCGTCGTGGAACGAGGTCGATTGATAGTTGAGCATGATGTCGTCGGCGCCGGGCACGCCCATCACGAACGTGACGCCGGCGGCGCCAAGCAGCATCAGCAGCACGTCCATGTCGTCCTGGTCGGCCTCGGCGTGGTTCGTGTAGCAGACGTCGCAGCCCATCGGCAGCCCCATGAGCTTGCCGCAGAAGTGATCCTCGAGCCCGGCGCGGATGATCTCCTTGCCGTTGTAGAGGTACTCAGGTCCGATGAAGCCGACGACCGAGTTGACGAGCAGCGGCTTGAAGGTGCGCGCCACCGCGTAGGCGCGGGCTTCGAGCGTCTGCTGATCGACGCCGTGATGCGCTTCCGCCGAGAGCGCCGACCCCTGGCCGGTCTCGAAATACATGACGTTGTCGCCGACCGTGCCGCGCTTGAGAGACAGCGCGGCCTCGCGGCCTTCCTGCAGCATGGCGAGCGTCACGCCGAACGAGGCATTGACCGCCTCGGTGCCGCCGATCGACTGGAAGACGAGATCGACCGGTGCACCGCGCGCGATCGCCTCGATGGACGTGGTGACGTGTGTCAGGACGCAGCTTTGCGTCGGGATGTCGAAGCGGCGGATGATGTCGTCGAGCATGGCAATGAGATCGAGGATCGTCGCCACGTTGTCGCTCGCGGGATTGATGCCGATTACCGCATCGCCGCAGCCGAGCATCAGCCCGTCGACGATCGAGGCGGCGATGCCGCGCTTGTCGTCGGTCGGATGGTTGGGCTGCAGGCGCACGGCCATGCGCCCCCTAAGGCCGAGCGTGTCGCGAAAGCGGCTGACGACCTCGACCTTGCGCGCCGCGAGGATCAGGTCCTGGTTGCGCATGATCTTCGATGTCGCCGCGGCCATCTCCGGCGTGATCCCCAGGGCGATTCGGGCAAGCGCTTCGGTCGTGGCCGCCTCGGACAGGAGCCAGTCGCGGAAGGCGCCGACCGTCATGTGGGAGACAGACGCAAAGGCGCCGGCATCGTGCCCGTCGATGATGAGGCGGCTGACGTCGTCGCTCTCGTAGGGGATGACCAACTCGCTGAGGAAGCACTTCAGCGGTACGTCGGCCAGCGCCATCTTGGCGGCCACGTTCTCCTCGCCGCTCGTGGCCGCGACCCCGGCGAGCACGTCGCCCGAGCGTGGCGGGGTCGCCTTCGCCAGCAGCTCCT of the Hyphomicrobium album genome contains:
- a CDS encoding ethanolamine ammonia-lyase subunit EutB, whose translation is MYSAAWRQANYRFADLKELLAKATPPRSGDVLAGVAATSGEENVAAKMALADVPLKCFLSELVIPYESDDVSRLIIDGHDAGAFASVSHMTVGAFRDWLLSEAATTEALARIALGITPEMAAATSKIMRNQDLILAARKVEVVSRFRDTLGLRGRMAVRLQPNHPTDDKRGIAASIVDGLMLGCGDAVIGINPASDNVATILDLIAMLDDIIRRFDIPTQSCVLTHVTTSIEAIARGAPVDLVFQSIGGTEAVNASFGVTLAMLQEGREAALSLKRGTVGDNVMYFETGQGSALSAEAHHGVDQQTLEARAYAVARTFKPLLVNSVVGFIGPEYLYNGKEIIRAGLEDHFCGKLMGLPMGCDVCYTNHAEADQDDMDVLLMLLGAAGVTFVMGVPGADDIMLNYQSTSFHDALYVREALGLRRAPEFEAWLARVGLADHEGKLLAEPAQALLEHVRGLAA